In the genome of Limnobaculum zhutongyuii, one region contains:
- a CDS encoding DMSO/selenate family reductase complex A subunit → MQSKKTARPGEVSRREFIKTSVAATGAATVAGSLTLPFTTTAVAAPEAASAETIKYSACLVNCGSRCPLKVHVKDGVITKISSETDFNDSTYGEHQIRPCLRGRSVRWKTYNPDRIKYPMLRTGARGEGKFKRISWDEATTILAEKLKYTVEKYGNEAIYYQYGSGSTGANLQGRNACKRMLNLYGGFLDQHGTYSTAQINTVMPYVYGGLAETLLLEIKNSDLVVMFGHNLAETRMSGGGQFYETLNALKQSHARVIIIDPRMTDSVTTLDAEWIPIYPGTDSALVAAIGYTLIKENLTNEAFLKTYCVGWDESTLPESAPKNGSYKDYLLGNGPDNIAKTPEWASEITGISPTRIIQLAREIGSAKAAWISQGWGLQRTANGEQASRSIMMLPLMTGHIGRAGTNTGAWGGNVAYSVPGFAIPNPIKTAIPCFMWTDAITRGTEMTAKNAHVKNKDKLTTNVKFLWNYASNVMMNQHSDVNKTHEILQDESLCEFILVWETHMTASAKYADLLLPDVTSVESNDLINNSYASGAYNYCIRLQNTIEPLWECRQSYDVLAEVAQKLGIREQFTEGRTHEQWIEYCYNKMREKDTTLPEFAQTNDKGIVARALADSSKSIALKDYRDDPQANPLKTPSGKIEIYSEALATIASTWELTEGDRIPAVPEYCPTFEGVSDKAVQELYPLQMTGFHDKGRVHSSYYSVAMLREAVPHMMWMNPIDAQARKLKHGDMAEVFNDRGRIRIAVKVTERILPGVIGVPQGAWRNTNEQGVDVGGCINTLTTQRPSPLAKGNPQHTNLVEVKRA, encoded by the coding sequence ATGCAGAGCAAAAAAACAGCGCGCCCTGGCGAGGTGTCGCGGCGGGAGTTTATCAAAACTTCCGTGGCTGCCACAGGTGCAGCCACAGTGGCGGGGTCATTAACCTTGCCATTTACTACCACGGCGGTTGCTGCACCAGAAGCAGCTTCAGCGGAAACCATTAAATACAGCGCTTGTCTGGTCAACTGCGGAAGCCGTTGCCCACTGAAGGTGCATGTTAAAGATGGTGTTATTACCAAAATCTCCAGCGAAACCGATTTTAATGATTCCACCTATGGTGAACATCAAATTCGCCCGTGCTTGCGGGGCCGTTCGGTGCGTTGGAAAACCTATAATCCTGACCGGATTAAATATCCGATGTTACGCACCGGCGCCAGAGGTGAAGGCAAATTCAAACGTATTAGTTGGGATGAAGCCACCACCATTTTAGCCGAAAAGCTAAAATATACCGTTGAAAAATATGGTAATGAGGCAATTTACTATCAGTACGGATCCGGCTCCACAGGGGCTAATTTACAAGGTCGTAATGCCTGTAAACGTATGCTCAATTTGTATGGCGGTTTCCTCGATCAGCATGGAACTTACTCTACGGCGCAGATCAACACCGTCATGCCATATGTGTATGGTGGTCTGGCAGAAACCCTGCTGTTGGAAATTAAAAACTCCGACCTGGTGGTGATGTTCGGGCATAATCTGGCTGAAACCCGTATGTCTGGTGGCGGTCAGTTCTATGAAACGCTGAATGCGCTGAAACAAAGCCATGCGCGGGTGATCATTATTGATCCACGCATGACCGACAGCGTAACCACACTGGATGCCGAATGGATCCCTATCTATCCGGGAACCGATAGCGCTCTGGTTGCGGCTATTGGTTATACCCTGATTAAAGAAAACCTCACCAATGAAGCGTTCCTGAAAACCTACTGTGTTGGTTGGGATGAAAGTACTCTACCTGAGTCAGCGCCTAAAAATGGCTCTTACAAAGATTATTTATTAGGTAATGGCCCGGATAATATTGCCAAGACGCCGGAATGGGCGAGCGAAATTACCGGTATTTCACCAACCCGTATTATTCAACTGGCGCGTGAGATTGGCTCGGCTAAAGCGGCCTGGATATCCCAGGGCTGGGGGCTACAACGCACCGCCAACGGCGAGCAAGCATCCCGTTCTATCATGATGTTGCCGTTAATGACGGGCCACATTGGTCGCGCCGGTACGAACACTGGTGCATGGGGCGGAAACGTAGCCTATTCCGTACCGGGATTTGCTATTCCTAATCCGATTAAAACCGCCATTCCTTGCTTTATGTGGACTGATGCCATTACGCGCGGAACCGAGATGACCGCGAAAAATGCCCACGTTAAAAATAAAGATAAGCTGACAACCAACGTTAAGTTTCTGTGGAATTATGCCAGTAACGTCATGATGAACCAGCATTCTGACGTGAATAAAACCCATGAAATTTTGCAGGATGAATCGCTGTGTGAATTCATTCTGGTATGGGAAACCCACATGACGGCCAGCGCCAAATATGCTGACCTGCTGCTGCCGGATGTTACCTCAGTTGAGTCAAACGATCTGATCAATAACTCCTATGCCAGCGGTGCTTATAACTACTGTATCCGTTTGCAGAATACCATCGAGCCGCTTTGGGAATGCCGCCAGTCTTATGATGTTCTGGCAGAAGTGGCGCAAAAATTGGGTATTCGCGAGCAATTTACCGAAGGGCGCACCCATGAGCAGTGGATTGAATATTGCTATAACAAAATGCGCGAGAAAGATACGACCTTACCTGAGTTTGCACAAACCAATGATAAGGGCATTGTCGCTCGCGCTCTGGCAGACAGTTCTAAATCCATTGCGTTAAAAGATTATCGTGACGATCCTCAAGCCAACCCGCTGAAGACGCCATCGGGCAAAATTGAAATTTACTCAGAAGCGTTGGCTACTATCGCCTCCACCTGGGAGCTGACGGAAGGGGATCGTATCCCGGCCGTGCCAGAGTATTGCCCAACCTTTGAAGGGGTTAGCGATAAGGCAGTACAAGAACTGTATCCACTTCAAATGACCGGCTTCCACGATAAAGGCCGTGTGCACTCTTCGTACTATTCAGTGGCCATGCTGCGTGAAGCGGTACCTCATATGATGTGGATGAACCCGATTGATGCACAGGCTCGTAAGTTGAAGCACGGCGATATGGCCGAAGTATTTAACGACCGTGGCCGTATCCGTATTGCTGTCAAAGTGACCGAGCGTATTTTACCGGGAGTTATCGGTGTACCACAGGGCGCATGGCGTAATACCAACGAGCAAGGGGTAGATGTGGGCGGATGTATTAATACGCTAACCACCCAGCGGCCTTCTCCATTGGCTAAGGGTAACCCTCAACATACCAACCTCGTTGAAGTAAAACGTGCATAA
- the crcB gene encoding fluoride efflux transporter CrcB, producing the protein MSYGITLLIVAFGGAVGAVSRFQITNWFIQWFGNSFPYATLAVNVGGSFIMGALMSALTHGTLISPHWRPLIGVGFLGALTTFSTFSFDTLVLFTQGEWLKAALNIIANVLLCLFAVAIGYQLLIKAQ; encoded by the coding sequence ATGAGCTATGGCATAACGTTATTGATCGTTGCGTTCGGAGGAGCCGTGGGGGCAGTCAGTCGCTTTCAGATTACTAACTGGTTTATTCAATGGTTTGGCAATAGCTTTCCCTACGCCACTCTTGCTGTAAACGTAGGTGGTTCTTTCATCATGGGTGCTTTAATGTCCGCCCTGACCCACGGCACATTAATTTCTCCCCACTGGCGCCCTTTGATTGGTGTCGGCTTTTTAGGTGCATTAACCACCTTCTCTACCTTTTCATTTGATACTTTGGTGCTCTTTACTCAGGGAGAGTGGCTAAAAGCCGCGCTAAATATTATCGCTAATGTGTTGTTATGCCTGTTCGCGGTCGCTATTGGTTATCAATTATTGATAAAGGCACAGTGA
- a CDS encoding siderophore-interacting protein, which translates to MSSSCPPKRAEGQRQLHVIASYMLTENIRRVILGGEELVGLDIDASLIGPHLKLFIPPANAACLLWPEYDALTGRLVWPEQGERPILRTYSLRNYDAQLHQLTIDLVCHDGGVASDWAKQAKAGDKIGIWGPGARVSYSDQWLVLAGDISALPAISYTLEQVLPAHAKGKAIIEVPSEADLIPLHAPKGMEITWLVRHPGQESGLIDAVASTPIPADVSPLIWGGMECDLAKGLRRAIKDKMGLQRDEYYLVNYWREGVPEGGFNHSSDE; encoded by the coding sequence ATGTCCTCCTCTTGCCCTCCCAAACGCGCTGAAGGTCAGCGGCAATTGCACGTTATAGCGTCTTATATGCTGACGGAAAATATCCGCCGGGTGATTCTGGGGGGCGAAGAATTGGTCGGTTTAGACATTGATGCCAGCCTGATTGGTCCTCATTTAAAACTCTTTATTCCACCGGCTAACGCAGCGTGTTTACTTTGGCCTGAATACGATGCTTTAACGGGGCGTCTGGTATGGCCGGAGCAGGGGGAGCGTCCAATCCTAAGAACCTATAGTCTGCGCAATTATGATGCTCAATTACATCAGTTAACTATCGATCTGGTCTGTCATGACGGTGGTGTGGCTTCCGATTGGGCTAAACAGGCTAAAGCGGGCGATAAAATAGGAATTTGGGGGCCGGGCGCTCGAGTGTCCTATAGCGATCAATGGCTGGTGCTGGCGGGTGATATCTCGGCACTGCCCGCGATTAGTTATACTCTGGAACAAGTTTTGCCTGCTCATGCTAAAGGCAAAGCTATTATTGAAGTGCCTTCAGAAGCTGATTTGATTCCTTTACATGCGCCAAAGGGAATGGAGATCACTTGGTTAGTCAGGCACCCAGGGCAGGAGAGTGGCTTGATTGATGCCGTTGCCTCGACGCCAATTCCTGCGGATGTTTCACCCTTAATCTGGGGCGGAATGGAGTGTGATTTAGCCAAAGGATTGCGCCGGGCGATTAAGGATAAGATGGGGCTACAACGTGATGAATATTATCTGGTGAACTACTGGCGCGAAGGCGTGCCTGAAGGTGGTTTTAACCATTCCTCCGATGAGTAG
- a CDS encoding DUF1622 domain-containing protein, whose translation MVDILYLINDILSAISIFIIVYAVIAAVIGFIRSEIKREHQAANGLLAIRVPFGSRLLLGLEILIAVNILRAIMSPGYNELIVLVSIVVVRTLLSFFIGREAKTLAAIPPISIPVPVTEKIAEQKTDIIENNQSEISEHEDKPQNDEVAAENK comes from the coding sequence ATGGTAGACATACTTTATCTTATTAACGATATATTGAGCGCTATCAGTATATTCATCATCGTTTATGCTGTCATTGCTGCGGTTATTGGCTTTATTCGCAGCGAAATTAAACGCGAACATCAGGCCGCCAATGGCCTGCTGGCAATACGCGTTCCCTTCGGTTCCCGCTTACTGCTTGGTCTGGAAATTCTGATTGCGGTGAATATACTGCGAGCGATCATGAGCCCAGGCTACAATGAGCTAATTGTGCTGGTTTCTATTGTGGTAGTTCGCACCTTACTGTCATTCTTTATTGGTCGGGAAGCTAAAACGCTCGCTGCGATTCCTCCAATTTCAATCCCGGTTCCAGTAACAGAAAAAATCGCAGAGCAAAAAACCGATATCATTGAGAACAATCAATCTGAGATTTCTGAGCATGAAGACAAGCCTCAGAATGATGAAGTTGCGGCAGAAAATAAATAA
- the tkt gene encoding transketolase, protein MPSHKELANAIRALSMDAVQKAKSGHPGAPMGMADIAEVLWRGFLKHNPTNPQWANRDRFVLSNGHGSMLIYSLLHLSGYDLTIDDLKQFRQLHSRTPGHPEYGYAPGVETTTGPLGQGICNAVGMAIAERTLAAQFNRPGHDIVDHYTYTFMGDGCMMEGVSHEACSLAGTLKLGKLIAFYDDNGISIDGHVEGWFTDDTAMRFEAYGWHVIRGIDGHDADAIRKAVEQAQKETGKPSLLMCKTIIGFGSPNKAGTHDSHGAPLGDAEVAATREALGWKYEPFVIPQEIYSAWDAKSAGQSAEAEWDKQFAAYRAAHPELAAEFSRRVSGELPAQWQAESQKFIENLQANPANIASRKASQNALEAFGKVLPEFLGGSADLAPSNLTMWSGSKSIVDDLAGNYIHYGVREFGMSAMMNGIALHGGFVPYGATFLMFMEYARNAVRMAALMKIRSVFVYTHDSIGLGEDGPTHQPVEQMASLRLTPNMSTWRPCDQVESAIAWKAAIERLDGPSALIFSRQNLTQQPRSAEQLANVARGGYVLKDCTGTPELILIATGSEVSLAVDAADKLSAEGRKVRVVSMPCTEVFDRQDAAYRESVLPSGVSARVAVEAGIADFWFKYTGLNGRIVGMRSFGESAPAEQLFAEFGFTVDNVVANARELLK, encoded by the coding sequence ATGCCCTCTCATAAAGAACTCGCTAACGCTATTCGCGCCCTCAGTATGGACGCTGTTCAAAAGGCCAAATCTGGCCATCCCGGAGCCCCGATGGGCATGGCCGATATCGCGGAAGTTCTGTGGCGCGGTTTCCTCAAACATAATCCAACCAATCCTCAGTGGGCTAACCGCGACCGTTTCGTGCTGTCTAACGGCCATGGCTCCATGCTGATTTACAGCCTGCTGCACCTGAGCGGTTATGACCTGACTATCGATGATTTAAAACAATTCCGTCAGCTGCATTCCCGCACCCCGGGTCACCCGGAATATGGTTATGCGCCGGGCGTGGAAACCACCACCGGTCCACTGGGTCAGGGTATCTGTAACGCCGTGGGGATGGCGATTGCCGAGCGTACGCTGGCGGCCCAGTTTAACCGCCCGGGTCACGATATCGTTGACCACTACACTTACACCTTTATGGGTGACGGCTGCATGATGGAAGGGGTTTCTCACGAAGCCTGTTCACTGGCCGGTACCCTGAAACTGGGCAAACTGATTGCTTTTTATGATGACAACGGTATCTCCATTGACGGTCACGTTGAAGGCTGGTTCACCGATGACACCGCCATGCGTTTTGAAGCCTATGGCTGGCACGTTATTCGCGGTATTGATGGTCATGATGCCGACGCCATTCGCAAGGCAGTAGAGCAGGCACAGAAAGAGACCGGTAAGCCTTCACTGCTGATGTGTAAAACCATTATCGGTTTTGGTTCACCTAATAAAGCGGGTACGCACGACAGCCACGGTGCACCATTAGGTGATGCAGAAGTGGCCGCCACCCGTGAAGCGCTGGGCTGGAAATATGAGCCGTTTGTTATTCCTCAGGAAATCTACAGCGCGTGGGATGCCAAATCTGCCGGTCAGTCGGCTGAAGCCGAGTGGGACAAGCAGTTTGCTGCCTACCGTGCTGCGCATCCTGAACTGGCGGCAGAGTTTAGCCGTCGTGTCAGCGGTGAGTTACCGGCGCAGTGGCAGGCAGAATCTCAGAAGTTTATCGAGAATTTACAGGCTAATCCGGCCAATATTGCCAGCCGTAAGGCATCACAAAACGCACTGGAAGCCTTTGGTAAAGTGCTGCCGGAGTTCCTGGGGGGCTCTGCTGACCTGGCCCCAAGCAACCTGACCATGTGGTCCGGTTCGAAATCCATTGTGGATGACCTGGCGGGTAACTACATTCATTACGGTGTGCGCGAGTTTGGTATGTCGGCGATGATGAACGGTATCGCCCTGCACGGTGGTTTTGTGCCTTATGGTGCCACCTTCCTGATGTTTATGGAATATGCCCGTAACGCGGTACGTATGGCTGCATTGATGAAAATTCGCAGCGTATTTGTGTATACCCATGACTCGATTGGTCTGGGTGAAGACGGTCCGACTCACCAGCCGGTAGAGCAGATGGCCAGCCTGCGTCTGACGCCAAACATGAGTACCTGGCGTCCGTGTGACCAGGTTGAATCCGCGATAGCGTGGAAAGCAGCGATTGAGCGTCTGGATGGTCCGAGTGCGCTGATTTTCTCCCGCCAGAACCTGACCCAACAGCCGCGTAGCGCAGAGCAACTGGCTAACGTGGCCCGTGGTGGTTATGTGCTGAAAGACTGCACCGGTACACCGGAGTTAATTCTGATTGCCACTGGTTCAGAAGTGAGCCTGGCGGTGGATGCGGCAGATAAACTGAGTGCGGAAGGCCGTAAAGTTCGCGTGGTATCGATGCCTTGTACCGAAGTGTTTGACCGTCAGGATGCGGCTTACCGTGAATCCGTACTGCCATCCGGTGTGAGTGCACGCGTGGCCGTGGAAGCGGGTATTGCGGACTTCTGGTTCAAATACACCGGTCTGAACGGTCGTATTGTAGGTATGCGCAGCTTCGGTGAATCTGCCCCGGCAGAACAACTGTTTGCCGAGTTTGGCTTTACGGTTGATAACGTAGTGGCGAACGCCCGTGAGTTATTGAAATAA
- a CDS encoding DUF3999 domain-containing protein, which translates to MMSLIKIKKSTFTLRAALCGLCISMLPLAQADETELTPKDFYKGAELEVSAPSPFYRLTLPEEVYLETVYPDLRDVRVFNSSGQTVTFALSAVDSDTTEQQNIPLRIFPMQVSVSKPEENQRDDRETFTFKSAGGVEVKLYQDGERKPQATYLLELNQDKDKSDDVGFNQVMLDWAQSNANWQAKVTLYSSSDLKDWRKQADNAPLMDLTSGTDRLLLNNIDIDDNYSSRRARYWLLVVNGDEKIAIPAISKAQGVVISRRTAVETIELAFKSETVSKTEAIYQLQRPQPLSSLSIVPDQSNTVLPVNIEYRSTEEDKWRPLSTAVVYQIHGDTGYRTSEPLAMNRLLVQGIRVKAVSGNWGDTVPKVVAQRERVDVLFNGQGNPPYLLAWGANQAPKATIGVNQLIPASEMQPNGLQGLPQAYAGSTMVLGGEERLTATSSVERAQQWQTWLLWGLLIVGVVGLALVVLRLARELMEPKK; encoded by the coding sequence ATGATGTCGTTAATAAAAATAAAAAAATCCACCTTCACTTTACGCGCAGCGTTATGTGGCCTGTGCATATCGATGTTACCGCTGGCTCAGGCTGATGAAACTGAGTTAACGCCAAAGGATTTTTATAAAGGAGCAGAGCTGGAAGTGTCTGCTCCATCCCCTTTTTATCGCTTAACGCTGCCGGAAGAAGTCTATCTTGAAACGGTCTATCCTGATTTGCGGGATGTTCGGGTGTTTAACAGTTCGGGGCAGACGGTCACTTTCGCTTTATCAGCGGTGGATAGCGACACTACCGAACAGCAAAATATCCCATTACGTATTTTCCCGATGCAGGTGTCAGTGAGTAAACCTGAAGAGAATCAACGAGATGATAGAGAAACCTTTACCTTTAAATCGGCCGGTGGCGTTGAAGTAAAACTCTATCAGGATGGTGAACGTAAACCGCAAGCGACTTATTTGTTAGAGTTGAATCAGGATAAAGATAAGTCTGACGACGTTGGTTTTAACCAAGTTATGCTGGACTGGGCCCAAAGCAATGCCAACTGGCAGGCCAAAGTCACTCTGTATAGCAGCAGCGATCTGAAGGATTGGCGCAAACAGGCGGATAATGCACCACTGATGGATTTAACCTCCGGTACCGACCGTTTGTTGCTGAATAACATTGATATTGATGATAACTACAGCAGTCGACGCGCTCGCTATTGGCTATTGGTGGTTAATGGCGATGAAAAGATTGCTATCCCTGCTATCTCTAAGGCTCAGGGGGTGGTGATTAGCCGACGTACGGCGGTTGAAACCATTGAGCTGGCGTTTAAATCTGAAACGGTATCGAAAACCGAAGCGATATATCAGCTGCAGCGCCCTCAGCCTCTGTCATCCCTTTCCATCGTGCCCGATCAGAGTAATACGGTATTACCGGTAAATATTGAGTATCGCAGCACTGAGGAAGATAAATGGCGTCCATTGTCGACAGCGGTGGTATATCAAATTCATGGTGATACCGGATACCGTACTTCGGAGCCTTTAGCGATGAACCGTCTGTTAGTTCAGGGGATTCGGGTGAAAGCAGTAAGCGGTAACTGGGGTGATACTGTCCCTAAAGTCGTCGCTCAACGTGAACGTGTAGATGTACTGTTTAACGGACAGGGCAATCCTCCCTATTTATTGGCATGGGGGGCAAATCAGGCCCCTAAAGCGACGATTGGCGTGAATCAATTAATCCCAGCCTCAGAAATGCAGCCAAATGGATTACAGGGCCTGCCGCAGGCTTATGCCGGAAGTACCATGGTGCTGGGTGGAGAAGAGCGTCTGACGGCAACTTCGTCGGTAGAACGTGCACAACAATGGCAAACCTGGTTATTGTGGGGGTTACTGATTGTTGGCGTTGTTGGATTGGCGCTGGTGGTACTGAGACTGGCTCGCGAGTTGATGGAGCCCAAAAAGTAA
- a CDS encoding DUF2339 domain-containing protein, giving the protein MDELIFLGFIILIAVLASPIMALVAMSRSRHARDEVSQLKKQVESLQKQLNQLADIPVRRSDAQETRVEPAVSQPLPERVIPPVTDKPIPVAPPAMAAKSDVEPVNLPPKSSEPIQEIPIAAAKPLAVPTSSVNVAASKPAAAPKPVLPQTQPAAPAQSESSDIFSGIISWLVKGNPVAKLGILLLFFGIAYLLKYTIERDMFPIELRLASSALISVVLLALGWRLRHKQSLYALILQGGAVGALYLTVFAAFRIYELLPHTFAFVLMLVICAASVALAVLQRALSLAMLASIGGYLSPILLSTGSANHIGLFSYYLLISSGILFISIWQSWRVLNLLGFVFTFGVAIMWGVEHYQPEDYLSCQLFLIANLVLFSLLAELFAVKNRLQQHMAIDGTLLFGPPLIGFALQYAMTEQWQFGPAFSALGFGLIYLVITWGTLRRFPQEGKRIALGYLALGGSFVTLAIPLALSAQWTALAWALEGLGILWFGLLQHQRRLSWSGSALLVLALGAQLVAYQDYRWDISLLFVLPVLFLCFIAGGALWRHFKPESDAWKGISMAMLVAGIMLWCWWLMELPLAFWTRTYSLEPMLLALLGLSVSVWIWRIAGNRLAWTELKQSVWLLWPAAVMALFLQLNDNPLPTALGWWNLIWLIVVATALFLLHRDAPQLLKGNAEKLAHLALFWLVLAWVGSEVYWRTIQMAWGMNEWRFYLQMCSLSLVILLLWIADRRQYWPIKAHADVYWLGTIPLMVAAGAMLLTGNMMDGQMVNWRYIPLVNPLEEAAMFGILMLVIWIRRISVILKPHAIQLDSIIPLVGWGLTFWWFNGILLRALAYYADIDWWFDALWASRLVHTTFAIVWTLIALICMVFSARTGRRIIWFIGAALLGVVIFKLFLVDSAKGGGLARAIAFLGVAVLLLVVGYFSPLPPRQPLKQEPKA; this is encoded by the coding sequence ATGGATGAGTTGATATTCCTTGGTTTTATCATTCTTATCGCTGTACTGGCATCGCCAATAATGGCGCTGGTGGCTATGAGCCGCAGCCGCCATGCCAGAGACGAAGTAAGCCAGCTAAAAAAGCAGGTTGAGTCGTTACAAAAGCAGCTTAACCAGTTGGCAGATATTCCGGTCAGGCGATCTGATGCTCAGGAGACCAGAGTCGAACCCGCCGTATCACAACCATTACCAGAGCGGGTTATTCCTCCGGTAACGGATAAACCTATTCCAGTTGCACCACCGGCGATGGCAGCGAAAAGCGATGTCGAGCCTGTCAATCTACCGCCAAAATCCTCTGAACCCATCCAGGAGATTCCGATTGCTGCGGCGAAACCGCTGGCTGTTCCGACATCATCGGTAAATGTTGCGGCGTCGAAACCAGCTGCAGCACCGAAACCGGTATTGCCCCAAACTCAGCCGGCAGCGCCTGCACAAAGTGAAAGTTCAGATATTTTCTCTGGCATCATTTCCTGGCTGGTAAAAGGCAATCCGGTAGCAAAACTGGGAATTCTGTTGCTGTTTTTTGGCATCGCCTACCTGCTGAAATATACCATTGAACGGGATATGTTCCCGATTGAGCTACGCCTTGCCAGCTCTGCGTTAATTAGCGTGGTGCTGTTGGCATTAGGGTGGCGTTTACGCCATAAGCAGTCTCTGTATGCTCTGATATTGCAGGGCGGTGCCGTGGGGGCGTTATACCTGACGGTATTTGCTGCTTTCAGGATTTATGAACTGTTACCGCACACTTTTGCTTTTGTATTGATGCTGGTCATTTGTGCCGCCAGTGTGGCACTGGCCGTGTTACAACGGGCGTTGAGTCTTGCGATGCTTGCCAGTATCGGCGGTTATCTGTCACCAATCCTGCTCTCCACCGGCAGTGCTAACCATATTGGCCTGTTCTCTTACTATTTACTTATTTCCAGCGGCATTCTGTTTATCAGTATCTGGCAGTCGTGGCGGGTGCTTAATCTGCTGGGCTTTGTCTTCACGTTTGGCGTGGCCATCATGTGGGGTGTTGAGCATTATCAGCCAGAGGATTACCTCTCCTGCCAGCTATTCCTGATTGCCAACCTGGTTCTGTTTAGCCTGCTGGCTGAGCTGTTTGCGGTGAAAAACCGACTTCAACAGCATATGGCAATAGATGGAACACTGTTGTTTGGGCCTCCGCTGATTGGCTTCGCTTTGCAGTATGCAATGACCGAACAATGGCAATTTGGTCCGGCGTTCTCCGCGCTGGGCTTTGGCCTGATTTATCTGGTAATTACCTGGGGTACGCTGCGCCGTTTTCCACAGGAAGGTAAACGTATTGCTTTGGGCTATCTGGCTCTGGGGGGAAGCTTTGTTACGCTGGCAATTCCTCTGGCGCTTTCTGCTCAATGGACCGCGCTGGCGTGGGCGCTGGAAGGTTTGGGTATACTGTGGTTTGGCCTGCTGCAACATCAGCGTCGTTTAAGCTGGAGTGGCAGTGCATTGCTGGTACTGGCTTTAGGTGCCCAGTTAGTGGCCTATCAGGATTATCGTTGGGATATCTCTTTACTGTTTGTTTTACCGGTGCTGTTCCTGTGCTTTATTGCCGGTGGTGCTTTATGGCGCCACTTCAAACCAGAGTCTGATGCCTGGAAAGGGATCAGTATGGCGATGTTGGTGGCCGGTATTATGCTCTGGTGCTGGTGGTTGATGGAACTACCGTTAGCTTTCTGGACCAGAACTTACAGTCTGGAACCAATGTTACTGGCGCTGCTGGGACTCAGTGTCTCGGTCTGGATATGGCGCATTGCCGGAAATCGTTTAGCGTGGACGGAGTTAAAACAATCGGTTTGGTTATTGTGGCCGGCCGCGGTGATGGCGCTGTTCTTGCAACTTAATGATAATCCATTACCAACCGCATTAGGGTGGTGGAATCTGATTTGGCTGATAGTTGTTGCTACCGCACTCTTCCTGCTGCACCGTGATGCTCCTCAATTGCTAAAAGGAAATGCAGAGAAACTGGCACATCTGGCTCTCTTCTGGCTGGTATTGGCTTGGGTGGGAAGCGAGGTCTACTGGCGCACCATTCAAATGGCATGGGGAATGAACGAATGGCGCTTCTATCTGCAGATGTGCAGCTTGTCATTGGTTATTCTGCTACTGTGGATCGCCGATCGCCGTCAGTACTGGCCGATTAAGGCTCATGCCGATGTTTATTGGCTGGGCACCATTCCGCTGATGGTTGCAGCAGGCGCTATGCTGTTAACCGGCAACATGATGGATGGGCAGATGGTAAACTGGCGTTATATTCCATTGGTGAACCCACTGGAAGAAGCGGCAATGTTTGGTATTTTAATGCTGGTCATCTGGATCCGCCGTATTAGCGTCATTTTGAAGCCGCATGCCATTCAGTTAGATTCTATTATTCCGTTAGTCGGCTGGGGCCTGACTTTCTGGTGGTTCAATGGCATTTTGCTGCGGGCATTGGCTTACTATGCGGATATCGACTGGTGGTTTGACGCACTATGGGCATCACGTCTGGTTCATACCACGTTTGCCATCGTCTGGACGCTTATTGCTCTGATTTGTATGGTGTTCTCCGCTCGCACCGGACGTCGGATTATCTGGTTCATTGGTGCTGCCTTACTGGGCGTGGTTATCTTTAAATTATTCCTGGTGGATAGCGCTAAAGGGGGCGGTTTAGCCCGTGCCATCGCATTCCTGGGTGTTGCAGTCTTGCTATTAGTCGTGGGATATTTTTCCCCATTACCTCCCCGTCAGCCGCTTAAGCAGGAGCCAAAGGCATGA